In Arachis stenosperma cultivar V10309 chromosome 1, arast.V10309.gnm1.PFL2, whole genome shotgun sequence, one DNA window encodes the following:
- the LOC130976075 gene encoding nuclear transcription factor Y subunit A-3-like has translation MKPFLLLNHPDPVFNFEQVNSTHSMAHAPFPYSEPFFGGSLVAYGPQAVGQPQMLPQVLGLGSPRIALPLDLAEDGPIYVNAKQYHGILRRRQSRAKLEAQNKLIKNRKPYLHESRHRHALKRVRGSGGRFLSAKQLQLSNSELINGARSGLNPVNVYHKKDASEVESHLSRTGENASSITTCSDLTSFSSNDINFRHPEHNFLGSSPNMGGASQCSGGHTFGC, from the exons ATGAAGCCATTCCTCTTACTGAATCATCCCGATCCTGTGTTCAATTTCGAACAAGTCAATAGTACTCACTCAATG GCACATGCTCCTTTTCCTTACAGCGAACCATTTTTCGGTGGTTCATTAGTTGCTTATGGACCGCAGGCTGTT ggTCAACCCCAGATGTTGCCCCAAGTGCTGGGATTAGGATCCCCCAGAATCGCACTACCACTTGATCTTGCTGAAGATGGCCCCATTTATGTCAATGCTAAACAATACCATGGTATACTGAGGAGGAGACAGTCACGAGCAAAGCTCGAGGCTCAGAACAAGCTCATCAAAAATCGTAAG CCCTATCTTCATGAGTCGCGACATCGCCATGCTTTGAAAAGGGTTAGGGGATCCGGGGGACGCTTTCTCAGCGCTAAACAGCTGCAACTGTCTAATTCAGAACTCATTAACGGTGCCCGTTCAGGCTTGAACCCTGTCAATGTATATCATAAGAAAGATGCATCAGAGGTGGaaagtcatctctctagaacCGGAGAAAACGCATCTTCCATCACAACGTGTTCTGACCTAACAAGTTTCTCCAGCAATGACATCAATTTCAGGCATCCTGAGCACAATTTCTTGGGAAGTTCCCCAAACATGGGTGGAGCATCACAATGCAGTGGGGGACACACCTTTGGTTGTTGA
- the LOC130971269 gene encoding alpha/beta hydrolase domain-containing protein WAV2 produces the protein MVSYMNVLLYGVGGLVVAGMALLVAFQEKLVYVPVLPGLSKAYAITPSRLRLTYEDIWLTSSDGVRLHAWFIKLFPNCRGPTILFFQENAGNIAHRLEMVRIMLQQLQCNVFMLSYRGYGASDGYPSQHGITKDAQAALDHLCQRSDIDTSRIVVFGRSLGGAVGAVLTKSNPDKVAALILENTFTSILDMAGVLLPFLKWFIGGSSSKGKILNFLVRSPWSTIDVVGQIKQPILFLSGLQDEMVPPSHMQMLYAKAATRNNRCLFVEFPTGMHMDTWLAGGDQYWRTIQQFLEQHAPVKKEVESSQNENDIGPR, from the exons ATGGTGTCGTACATGAACGTGTTGTTGTACGGAGTGGGAGGGTTAGTGGTGGCCGGAATGGCGCTGCTAGTGGCGTTTCAGGAGAAGCTTGTCTACGTGCCGGTGCTGCCTGGCCTCTCCAAGGCTTACGCCATCACTCCCTCGCGACTCAGGCTCACCTACGAGGACATCTGGCTCACCTCCTCCGACGGCGTTCGCCTCCACGCCTGGTTCATCAAGCTCTTCCCTAACTGCCGAG GGCCTaccattttattttttcaagaaAATGCTGGAA ATATTGCTCATCGTCTTGAAATGGTTCGCATAATGTTACAGCAGTTACAATGCAATGTTTTCATGCTTTCCTACCGAGG CTATGGAGCAAGTGATGGCTATCCTTCTCAGCATGGAATTACTAAGGATGCTCAG GCTGCACTGGATCATCTTTGTCAAAGGTCTGACATTGATACATCTAGAATAGTTGTATTTGGAAGATCACTTGGGGGTGCAGTTGGAGCTGTACTAACAAAGAGTAACCCTGACAAG GTTGCTGCACTGATACTGGAAAATACTTTCACATCTATTTTGGATATGGCTGGAGTTTTATTACCTTTTCTGAAATGGTTTATTGGCGGCAGTAGTTCAAAAGGCAAGATACTCAATTTTCTTGTACGTTCTCCATGGAGCACTATTGATGTTGTTGGTCAG ATCAAGCAGCCCATTCTTTTTCTCTCCGGATTGCAAGATGAGATGGTCCCCCCATCACATATGCAGATGCTTTATGCAAAGGCAGCTACTCGTAATAATCGATGTCTTTTTGTGGAATTTCCTACCGGAATGCATATGGATACTTGGCTTGCTGGTGGTGATCAATATTGGAGAACAATTCAGCAGTTTCTAGAACAGCATGCCCCGGTGAAAAAGGAAGTTGAATCGTCCCAAAATGAAAATG ATATTGGGCCGAGGTGA